GTCCTAGAGTTCGCTCACTTATTTAGAGGATTAAATTAATAAATGTCACTTCGATTAACGGAATAAAATGCTTTAATATAGTTATTTTTTCATTGTATGTACAAAAATATATCTTGTAATAAAGGATTAATAAATGAGTGAAAATACAATAATCATAACAATGAAGGCACTATTTTGGCAGCATATTTCTTTCACTTCTTGAAAATTACAAAACACTGACAAACACAATATAAAACGTATAGCCTAAAAGTAACACCCAACATGGGTAATAAATATTCAAATAAATAACAGTACATGTTTTCATGCTGGTTCAAACCAAGGACAAATCTTCTAATATGGAATGCTGTGGTTCCAGCTGAGATCATGACATAGGCCATGATAGAATAAGATACAGTAAGGACCATAGCAAAGAAGTCTATCTTCCTTGTGATAACGACCACAAACAACTTAAGGTTGGACACCAAACCTTCAAGAGTCATTCCATGGCGCACAATATATTCCAATTGAAGCCTTTTAAATAAGTGTTTTCACAATAGTCTTTGTGGTTGCGGGCCCGATGTGGCTGGGGTATCAGTGACAGCCACACTCTTCCACGATCATGTCCTCGTGATGCCGCAACACCACGTCTTCGTCCCCGTAGTACAGCATGGACAGCGGGCTGAGGCGCGTGGGCACGCAGGACGGACAACCCACGCGATCCGGATGGTACAGTCTCAACAggctctgaaaaacacaaaaagaaaacAAGCTGCACTGAAGATAAATGCATATTAGGAACTTAAACCAAatataaaaagtgttgttttatGTTTAGATCTTACTTGCATGTATGCGTGGTTGGTGGGACTGAAGGATTCATCCACCGGAGTAGGGCACTCGCCCTCGCAGCGGAAGGCGTTGTAGCGTTTTGGATACACAATCCACTCGTTCCAGCCGATGTGGTCGAAATCTACCCACATGTCAATCTTCCGACAGAGTGGGCGTTGGACGGCTTCAGCCGCGGACCCAGTAGCATTAGCTGCAATTCCGCCGGCCATCCACACTCTCTCCATTCGGTTTCTCTTGTGGCGTCGCCCTTGAGCTTCACGGCTGACTTGGTCCAAAATTGCGTATTTGGAGTGCTCCACAGTACGGATGAGAGTGGGTGCGCTCTCGCCATCTCGGGGCAGGTTGTGCTTGGAGAAGACAACCATCATAACCCGTTCGTCTGTCGGATGGTGAACCTTGATTTTCTTGTGTGTAAGATGCCCGATGTCGGCCATGTCAATTTCCTCTCCGTCGTCCGGTGCCCCACTCTCCTGTTCTTTCTCTATCACAAGGACTCTTGCTTCTTGGCTTTGCGTCACTGTGTCTCCCTGGTGCATCCAATATTTGAGCAGAGCTGTCACATTGAACACGTTCCATTGAGACCTGGTGTCACTGGGCGATGCACCAAAGCTGCCCAAGAGAAGGCGCTCCTTGCTGCACAGTTCAGTGTCAGACTCGCAGTCCTGCTTTCGTGAGTGATAAATGTCCAATGTGACGTGTTTGGAAGCGAAGAACGCTGGTAGTCTGATCCGAAGCTCTGACAGCTGGACGTCGTCACTCGCAGAGATGGAGGACATGTCGAAAGTGATGGTCCATTTCTCACCCACTTGATGGCATCCTGGAAAAAACTAACAAAAGTTAGCAAACCAGTTGTATGCAGTCAGTGCGCAATCAACAAGACAAACTTTACGCAGACTTCACCATAAACTAGCCAAACCATTCAACAAAATGTCAAaaggctggagggagagggaagacagGACAGAGTAGGATGTGTATTCAACCGCCATTTGTACAGACTTCTGTAGGGCTaatacacacacccactcacataaaACAGAAAAACCCTTTAAAGCCGAATAAGCATTGTGACATTTCTGGGTTGTAAAGGAGGATCTGATAAACACAGATAAGACAGCCTGCAACCAGGCCTGGCAGTGATGGAGAGGACAAGCCTGAAGAGATCTGTGGACTGGTTCGGACGCTTGCTTGAACTACAGGTcaaat
This sequence is a window from Oncorhynchus keta strain PuntledgeMale-10-30-2019 chromosome 14, Oket_V2, whole genome shotgun sequence. Protein-coding genes within it:
- the LOC118394234 gene encoding nodal homolog 2-A-like, whose product is MVGSAPLVFCALLVCFFRLCSLEKLLHHSRHYKSSLESSLGYLNSYHPHRYPLYMMQLYRSIKTAADNSPSPHDSDSVLSLIAKGCHQVGEKWTITFDMSSISASDDVQLSELRIRLPAFFASKHVTLDIYHSRKQDCESDTELCSKERLLLGSFGASPSDTRSQWNVFNVTALLKYWMHQGDTVTQSQEARVLVIEKEQESGAPDDGEEIDMADIGHLTHKKIKVHHPTDERVMMVVFSKHNLPRDGESAPTLIRTVEHSKYAILDQVSREAQGRRHKRNRMERVWMAGGIAANATGSAAEAVQRPLCRKIDMWVDFDHIGWNEWIVYPKRYNAFRCEGECPTPVDESFSPTNHAYMQSLLRLYHPDRVGCPSCVPTRLSPLSMLYYGDEDVVLRHHEDMIVEECGCH